From a single Apium graveolens cultivar Ventura chromosome 2, ASM990537v1, whole genome shotgun sequence genomic region:
- the LOC141706059 gene encoding uncharacterized protein LOC141706059 isoform X1 encodes MNHVPRRKEKRVITTNKKSQPVSTDDKLVSEFNHFLGKIVRNYVSLTCVSWSKVPNKDILWEYVKEKAKKNRKARSKVEDTHTTGPRSFAQIRNKMELAREVDPENPDEDLLVDPEDLDKEPSAPISDAHIFVETHKRNPKREYKVPTEAVMKKIDDIGKILKTGGNVKAANKLVYGSKEHDPSFLVGRVSLKKEVKEKAATSTTVQND; translated from the exons ATGAATCATGTCCCTAGAAGAAAGGAGAAAAGAGTGATTACCACCAACAAGAAGTCCCAACCTGTATCAACTGATGACAAATTAGTATCGGAGTTCAACCATTTTCTGGGGAAAATCGTAAGGAATTATGTATCACTAACTTGTGTTAGTTGGAGTAAAGTTCCAAATAAAGATATCTTGTGGGAGTATGTCAAG GAAAAGGCTAAAAAGAACAGAAAAGCGCGAAGTAAAGTGGAAGATACACATACTACTGGTCCTAGGAGCTTCGCCCAAATTCGCAATAAAATg GAACTTGCAAGGGAGGTGGATCCTGAGAATCCTGATGAGGACCTGCTAGTTGATCCTGAGGACCTTGATAAGGAACCTTCGGCACCGATATCAGATGCTCATATTTTTGTAGAAACCCACAAACGAAACCCCAAGCGTGAGTACAAGGTCCCCACTGAGGCGGTTATGAAAAAAATT GATGACATTGGCAAGATTCTCAAAACTGGAGGAAATGTTAAAGCTGCAAATAAATTGGTTTATGGTAGCAAGGAACACGACCCGTCTTTTCTTGTTGGGAGGGTTTCTTTGAAAAAAGAAGTTAAGGAAAAGGCTGCAACTTCAACCACAGTTCAGAATGATTAA
- the LOC141706059 gene encoding uncharacterized protein LOC141706059 isoform X2 — protein MNHVPRRKEKRVITTNKKSQPVSTDDKLVSEFNHFLGKIVRNYVSLTCVSWSKVPNKDILWEYVKELAREVDPENPDEDLLVDPEDLDKEPSAPISDAHIFVETHKRNPKREYKVPTEAVMKKIDDIGKILKTGGNVKAANKLVYGSKEHDPSFLVGRVSLKKEVKEKAATSTTVQND, from the exons ATGAATCATGTCCCTAGAAGAAAGGAGAAAAGAGTGATTACCACCAACAAGAAGTCCCAACCTGTATCAACTGATGACAAATTAGTATCGGAGTTCAACCATTTTCTGGGGAAAATCGTAAGGAATTATGTATCACTAACTTGTGTTAGTTGGAGTAAAGTTCCAAATAAAGATATCTTGTGGGAGTATGTCAAG GAACTTGCAAGGGAGGTGGATCCTGAGAATCCTGATGAGGACCTGCTAGTTGATCCTGAGGACCTTGATAAGGAACCTTCGGCACCGATATCAGATGCTCATATTTTTGTAGAAACCCACAAACGAAACCCCAAGCGTGAGTACAAGGTCCCCACTGAGGCGGTTATGAAAAAAATT GATGACATTGGCAAGATTCTCAAAACTGGAGGAAATGTTAAAGCTGCAAATAAATTGGTTTATGGTAGCAAGGAACACGACCCGTCTTTTCTTGTTGGGAGGGTTTCTTTGAAAAAAGAAGTTAAGGAAAAGGCTGCAACTTCAACCACAGTTCAGAATGATTAA